A single genomic interval of Noviherbaspirillum cavernae harbors:
- a CDS encoding hotdog family protein, which yields MLNRAWIAARIPHQGSMCLLDRVEEWDAQRIRCIAVSHRATDNPLRAHGRLAAACGIEYAAQAMAVHGALLAPDQAQPRMGFLASVRGATLHVDRLDDIAADLVVAVERFSGDGNNVLYDFTVSAEGRMLLDGRAAVIMNADAL from the coding sequence ATGCTGAACCGCGCCTGGATCGCCGCGCGCATTCCGCACCAGGGCAGCATGTGCCTGCTCGACCGGGTGGAGGAGTGGGACGCGCAACGTATCCGCTGCATCGCCGTGAGTCACCGCGCGACAGACAATCCGCTGCGCGCGCATGGCCGGCTGGCCGCCGCCTGCGGCATCGAATATGCAGCGCAGGCGATGGCCGTGCATGGCGCGCTGCTGGCACCCGACCAGGCGCAGCCGCGCATGGGCTTTCTGGCGAGCGTACGCGGCGCGACCTTGCATGTCGACAGACTGGACGACATCGCTGCCGACCTCGTTGTTGCGGTGGAACGCTTCAGCGGCGACGGCAACAACGTGTTGTATGACTTCACCGTCAGCGCCGAGGGGCGCATGCTGCTGGATGGACGCGCGGCGGTGATCATGAATGCCGATGCGCTGTAA
- a CDS encoding lysophospholipid acyltransferase family protein: protein MKPVLRILLTMYEYAVFYFGVFWFGVLSLLWTMIAVVLQPLLPRDAGRALGRFVIMAGFRFFLGCLAISGRFRFDLTELDALRDEKSLIIAPNHPSLWDAVLIVSRLPDVACIMKADVINNIFLGAGARLARYIRNSSLRTMIMLAIADVQRGSRLLLFPEGTRTVQPPIGPLKGSIGVIASRARVPVQTVFIETDSPFLTKGWPVYRMPRLPLTYRVRLGQRFDPPADSDAFMAELEQYFAQALPAAPFPSSRNV, encoded by the coding sequence ATGAAACCCGTTTTGCGCATCTTGTTGACAATGTATGAATACGCGGTGTTCTACTTCGGCGTGTTCTGGTTCGGCGTGCTGTCCCTGCTCTGGACCATGATCGCGGTGGTGCTGCAGCCGCTCCTGCCGCGCGACGCGGGCCGCGCGCTGGGCCGCTTCGTCATCATGGCGGGCTTTCGCTTCTTCCTCGGCTGCCTCGCGATATCCGGCCGCTTCCGCTTCGACCTCACGGAACTCGACGCGCTGCGCGACGAGAAGTCGCTGATCATCGCGCCCAACCACCCTTCGCTGTGGGACGCGGTGCTGATCGTGTCGCGCCTGCCGGACGTGGCCTGCATCATGAAGGCCGACGTCATCAACAACATCTTCCTCGGCGCGGGCGCGCGCCTGGCGCGCTACATCCGCAACAGCTCGCTGCGCACGATGATCATGCTGGCGATCGCGGACGTGCAGCGCGGCAGCCGCCTGCTGCTGTTCCCGGAAGGCACGCGCACCGTGCAGCCGCCGATCGGCCCGCTCAAGGGCAGCATCGGCGTGATCGCCAGCCGTGCCCGGGTGCCGGTGCAGACCGTGTTCATCGAAACCGATTCGCCCTTCCTGACCAAGGGCTGGCCGGTGTACAGGATGCCGCGCCTGCCGCTGACCTATCGCGTGCGCCTCGGCCAGCGCTTCGACCCGCCCGCCGACAGCGACGCCTTCATGGCCGAGCTGGAACAGTATTTCGCGCAGGCGCTGCCGGCCGCGCCCTTTCCTTCTTCACGAAACGTCTGA
- a CDS encoding NAD(P)/FAD-dependent oxidoreductase encodes MKANAAAPEVSECDVLVIGGGPAGSTAAALLAQKGYRVTLLEKARHPRFHIGESLLPANLPLLEKLGVADEVRAIGMEKWAAEFVSPWHDHKQVFHFADAIDKSMPYAYQVQRAEFDEILIRNAARKGAHVIEGCRVKDVAFLPDDQGAVIEAQHDDGTAASWRARFVLDASGRDTFLGNRFKAKVRNEKHNSTAIYAHFDGVTRNEGRDEGNISIYWFEHGWFWFIPLANGKTSIGAVTWPYYLKTRKKPVAEFLMDTIALCPKLMERMQGAQIVSDTEATGNYSYVCDRTHGANYLLLGDAYTFIDPVFSSGVMLAMNSAFVGADTVDECLSRPAQAAAALKRFDRSMRVGPKQFSWFIYRVTNPTMRDLFMGPRNLWRMQEALLSVLAGDVFGKTRIGAPLLAFKGVYYGVSLLNWKRTYTAWRNRRNNIRRVDDIAGMTN; translated from the coding sequence ATGAAAGCGAATGCAGCAGCCCCGGAAGTCAGCGAATGCGATGTCCTTGTGATCGGCGGCGGTCCGGCCGGTTCGACGGCGGCGGCCTTGCTGGCGCAAAAGGGCTATCGCGTCACGCTGCTGGAAAAGGCGCGTCATCCGCGTTTCCATATCGGCGAATCCTTGCTGCCAGCCAATCTTCCGCTGCTGGAAAAGCTCGGCGTGGCCGACGAGGTGCGCGCCATCGGCATGGAGAAATGGGCGGCGGAATTCGTCTCGCCCTGGCACGACCACAAGCAGGTGTTCCACTTCGCCGACGCCATCGACAAGTCGATGCCCTACGCCTACCAGGTGCAGCGCGCGGAATTCGATGAAATCCTGATCCGCAACGCCGCGCGCAAGGGGGCGCACGTGATCGAGGGCTGCCGCGTCAAGGATGTGGCCTTCCTGCCCGATGACCAGGGCGCGGTGATCGAGGCGCAGCATGACGACGGCACGGCTGCATCGTGGCGCGCGCGCTTCGTGCTGGATGCCTCGGGCCGCGATACCTTCCTCGGCAACCGCTTCAAGGCAAAAGTGCGCAACGAGAAGCACAACAGCACCGCGATCTACGCCCACTTCGACGGCGTGACGCGCAACGAGGGCCGGGACGAAGGCAACATCAGCATCTACTGGTTCGAGCATGGCTGGTTCTGGTTCATCCCATTGGCCAACGGCAAGACCAGCATCGGCGCGGTGACCTGGCCGTATTACCTGAAGACGCGCAAGAAGCCTGTGGCGGAATTCCTGATGGACACCATCGCCTTGTGTCCCAAGTTGATGGAACGCATGCAGGGCGCGCAGATCGTGTCCGACACCGAGGCGACCGGCAACTATTCCTACGTGTGCGACCGCACCCACGGCGCGAACTATCTGCTGCTGGGCGATGCCTATACCTTCATTGACCCGGTGTTCTCGTCGGGCGTGATGCTGGCGATGAACAGCGCCTTCGTCGGCGCGGACACGGTGGACGAATGCCTCTCCCGGCCGGCGCAGGCCGCCGCCGCGCTCAAGCGTTTCGACCGCAGCATGCGCGTCGGGCCGAAGCAGTTTTCGTGGTTCATCTACCGCGTCACGAACCCGACCATGCGCGACCTGTTCATGGGGCCTCGCAACCTGTGGCGCATGCAGGAAGCCCTGCTGTCGGTGCTGGCCGGCGACGTGTTCGGCAAGACCCGCATCGGTGCGCCGCTGCTGGCGTTCAAGGGTGTCTATTACGGCGTGTCCCTGCTGAACTGGAAGCGCACGTACACCGCGTGGCGCAACCGCAGGAACAATATCCGCCGTGTTGATGATATTGCCGGGATGACGAATTGA
- a CDS encoding TRAP transporter large permease, with translation MRKEVWFGLSIMALVVFGVFFLMPPPSEMTNGHLGLLMLALIVVAIMLGFPTAFTLMGMGVLFTWLAYRSQSPDLAVRQTLDLMVQRTYSVMSNDVLISIPLFVFMGYLVERANLIDRLFKSLHLAMARVPGSLAVATIVTCAIFATATGIVGAVVTLMGLLAFPAMLKAGYNIRLSAGAITAGGCLGILIPPSVLLIVYGATAGVSVVKLYAGAFFPGIMLTALYVGYVVVVAKLRPDYAPPLSAEDRKVTLPPTSQAIVAGGRNNVISGLLGAMKGRRNAAVPMRVLLSQLFVGLLPALAFVLVMGALYRVVTAPPAVIEAGVVEMGVDAQEQGGADDDKGGLAEPPAESGLTEPAAENGGPAVVTPAPAPALDNRPMERTAPDASAAAQEAGPSEPAPSGYWIAFGILLAALLAFYAFFTFARLEIFKMLLGSFFPLALLIVAVLGTIVFGLATPSEAAAMGSLGGLLLAAAYRRLNYSVLRESVYLTAKTSAMVCWLFVGSSIFSAAFALLGGQEVINAWVISMDLTPLQFMILAQIIIFLLGWPLEWTEIIVIFMPIFVPLLAHFNVDPLFFGLLVALNLQTAFLSPPVAMAAFYLKGVSPPHVTLNQIFLGMLPFMAIQVVALVLLYMFPAIGLWLPEVLYK, from the coding sequence ATGAGAAAGGAAGTCTGGTTCGGCCTCTCGATCATGGCGCTGGTCGTGTTCGGCGTGTTCTTCCTGATGCCGCCGCCGTCGGAGATGACGAACGGCCACCTGGGCCTCCTCATGCTGGCATTGATCGTGGTCGCGATCATGCTTGGCTTTCCGACCGCCTTCACGCTGATGGGGATGGGCGTGCTCTTCACATGGCTGGCCTACCGCAGCCAGAGCCCGGACCTTGCGGTGCGGCAGACGCTCGACCTGATGGTGCAGCGAACCTACTCGGTGATGTCGAACGACGTGCTGATATCGATTCCGCTGTTCGTCTTCATGGGCTACCTGGTCGAGCGAGCCAACCTGATCGACCGCCTCTTCAAGAGCCTGCATCTGGCGATGGCGCGTGTCCCCGGATCGCTCGCGGTGGCGACCATCGTCACCTGCGCGATCTTCGCCACCGCCACCGGCATCGTCGGCGCGGTGGTCACGCTGATGGGACTGCTCGCGTTCCCCGCGATGCTCAAGGCCGGCTACAACATCCGGCTGTCGGCCGGCGCGATCACCGCCGGCGGCTGCCTCGGCATCCTGATTCCGCCGTCGGTGCTGCTGATCGTGTACGGCGCGACTGCCGGCGTGTCGGTCGTCAAGCTGTACGCCGGCGCGTTCTTCCCCGGCATCATGCTGACCGCGCTGTATGTCGGCTACGTGGTTGTGGTGGCGAAGCTGCGGCCCGACTATGCGCCGCCGCTGTCCGCCGAGGACCGCAAGGTGACGCTGCCGCCGACCTCGCAGGCGATCGTCGCGGGCGGCCGCAACAATGTGATTTCCGGTCTGCTCGGCGCGATGAAGGGCCGGCGCAATGCGGCCGTTCCGATGCGCGTGCTGCTGTCGCAGCTGTTTGTCGGACTGCTGCCGGCGCTGGCATTCGTGCTGGTGATGGGCGCGCTCTACCGCGTCGTGACCGCACCGCCAGCCGTGATCGAGGCCGGCGTGGTCGAGATGGGCGTGGATGCGCAGGAGCAGGGCGGCGCGGACGACGACAAGGGCGGCCTTGCCGAACCGCCGGCCGAGAGCGGCCTGACCGAGCCGGCCGCCGAAAATGGCGGCCCCGCAGTGGTCACGCCTGCACCCGCGCCCGCGCTCGACAACAGGCCGATGGAGCGGACGGCTCCGGACGCGTCCGCCGCCGCGCAGGAGGCGGGCCCGAGCGAACCCGCGCCCTCGGGCTACTGGATCGCGTTCGGCATCCTGCTCGCCGCGCTGCTGGCGTTCTATGCATTCTTCACGTTCGCGCGCCTGGAAATCTTCAAGATGCTGCTGGGCTCGTTCTTCCCGCTCGCGCTCCTGATCGTCGCCGTGCTCGGCACCATCGTGTTCGGCCTCGCCACGCCGAGCGAGGCGGCGGCGATGGGCTCGCTCGGCGGCCTGCTGCTGGCGGCGGCCTATCGCCGGCTCAATTACAGCGTGCTCAGGGAATCGGTCTATCTGACCGCGAAAACCAGCGCGATGGTGTGCTGGCTGTTCGTCGGTTCGAGCATCTTCTCGGCCGCGTTCGCGCTGCTCGGCGGACAGGAGGTCATCAATGCATGGGTGATCTCGATGGACCTGACGCCGCTGCAGTTCATGATCCTCGCGCAGATCATCATCTTCCTGCTCGGCTGGCCGCTGGAGTGGACCGAGATCATTGTGATCTTCATGCCCATCTTCGTGCCCCTGCTCGCGCATTTCAACGTCGATCCGCTGTTCTTCGGCCTGCTGGTCGCGCTCAATCTGCAAACCGCCTTCCTGTCGCCGCCGGTCGCGATGGCCGCGTTCTACCTGAAAGGCGTATCGCCGCCGCACGTGACGCTGAACCAGATCTTCCTCGGCATGCTGCCCTTCATGGCGATTCAGGTTGTCGCGCTGGTGCTGCTGTACATGTTCCCGGCCATCGGTCTGTGGCTGCCGGAAGTGCTGTACAAGTGA
- a CDS encoding MFS transporter — translation MTSNGLSFHHPVAFWLGCAAIVAGVLAHIPMFIHASYMDYQMVGMPMDPAMLAGMVVIPVGVLLAAYGLMPRLDQMQQNLHGNNLHFHIADGVPLNGEHWKLVLVLVIALIVDVMKPATLGFVMPGVRKEYEISKEMAGWLPLVALTGTTVGSIVWGRLADSFGRRAAILLSALMFIGTAICGAMPSFEWNLVMCFLMGASAGGLLPITFTLMAETIPAAHRGWLLVALGGVGTSAGYLVAAGAAAVLEPMFSWRVLWLLGLPTGALIIFLDRYIPESPRFLSNAGLESQARAVLAKFAGVIDREASRTAPAAAADEKNEKVGILQLLRGAYAGITWGLLVCGTGWGLVNFGFLLWLPSNLGSMGMDASAASALLARSAFLALPGVALVIWFYHRWSSIKTLVLFIALTTASLLAFLAMSLAGAQSVTAMVIATAMLLVSSSGVIATLIPYAAEIYPVHLRGTGSGVVAASSKFGGILGAAGGVVGLFGDLALSAAVIAVPMAISAVMLMRSGIDTRGRRLEDIQQAVAGKAGAVLQAK, via the coding sequence ATGACATCCAACGGTCTCTCCTTCCACCATCCGGTCGCCTTCTGGCTCGGCTGCGCCGCCATCGTGGCCGGCGTGCTGGCGCACATCCCGATGTTCATCCACGCGTCCTACATGGATTACCAGATGGTCGGCATGCCGATGGACCCCGCGATGCTGGCCGGCATGGTGGTGATCCCGGTCGGCGTGCTGCTGGCGGCCTACGGATTGATGCCGCGACTCGATCAGATGCAGCAGAACCTGCATGGCAACAACCTGCACTTCCACATCGCCGACGGCGTGCCGCTCAACGGCGAGCACTGGAAGCTGGTTTTGGTGCTGGTGATCGCGCTGATCGTCGATGTGATGAAGCCCGCCACGCTCGGCTTCGTCATGCCCGGCGTGCGCAAGGAATATGAAATCAGCAAGGAAATGGCCGGCTGGCTGCCGCTGGTCGCGCTGACCGGCACCACGGTCGGTTCCATCGTCTGGGGGCGTCTGGCCGATTCCTTCGGCCGCCGCGCCGCGATCCTGCTATCGGCGCTGATGTTCATCGGCACCGCCATCTGCGGCGCGATGCCGTCCTTCGAGTGGAACCTGGTGATGTGCTTCCTGATGGGCGCGTCCGCCGGCGGCCTCTTGCCGATCACCTTCACCCTGATGGCGGAAACCATCCCCGCCGCGCATCGCGGCTGGCTGCTGGTCGCACTCGGTGGCGTCGGCACCTCGGCCGGCTACCTCGTCGCGGCGGGCGCGGCGGCGGTGCTGGAGCCGATGTTCAGCTGGCGCGTGCTGTGGCTGCTGGGCCTGCCGACCGGTGCGCTGATCATCTTCCTCGACCGCTACATTCCCGAATCGCCGCGCTTCCTGTCGAATGCCGGACTGGAGAGCCAGGCACGCGCGGTGCTGGCGAAATTCGCCGGCGTGATCGACCGCGAGGCAAGCCGCACGGCTCCTGCCGCAGCGGCGGACGAGAAGAACGAAAAGGTCGGCATCCTGCAATTGCTGCGCGGCGCCTATGCCGGCATCACCTGGGGCCTGCTGGTGTGCGGCACGGGCTGGGGCCTCGTGAACTTCGGCTTCCTGCTGTGGCTGCCATCCAATCTCGGCAGCATGGGCATGGACGCCAGCGCCGCCAGCGCGTTGCTGGCGCGGTCGGCATTCCTCGCCCTGCCCGGCGTCGCGCTCGTGATCTGGTTCTATCACCGCTGGAGCAGCATCAAGACGCTGGTGCTGTTCATCGCATTGACCACCGCCAGCCTGCTCGCCTTCCTCGCAATGAGCCTCGCCGGCGCGCAATCCGTCACCGCGATGGTAATCGCCACCGCCATGCTGCTGGTCAGCTCCAGCGGCGTGATCGCCACGCTGATCCCGTATGCCGCGGAAATCTACCCGGTGCACCTGCGCGGCACGGGCTCCGGCGTGGTCGCCGCCAGCTCCAAGTTCGGCGGCATTCTCGGCGCGGCCGGCGGCGTGGTCGGGCTGTTCGGCGACCTTGCTCTTTCGGCCGCCGTCATCGCGGTGCCGATGGCAATTTCCGCCGTCATGCTGATGCGAAGCGGCATCGATACGCGCGGCCGCAGGCTGGAAGACATTCAGCAGGCGGTTGCGGGAAAAGCCGGCGCCGTCTTGCAGGCGAAATGA
- the fabG gene encoding 3-oxoacyl-ACP reductase FabG: MTNPTMKRALVTGGSGAIGAAICRSLAADGHHVFIHANKRREEAQAVADAIIAQGGRADVLVFDVTDADAVAAVLQPLIDNEPIQILVNNAGIHDDAVFPGMRAEQWHRVIDVSLNGFFHVTHTLMMPMIRSRWGRIINVSSVAALTGNRGQVNYSAAKGALNSATKSLAQEVASRGITVNAVAPGIIESDMSKGAFDAQTIAQMVPMKRAGKPEEVAELIRFLASPQAAYITGQIISINGGLV, translated from the coding sequence ATGACCAATCCGACCATGAAACGCGCGCTCGTCACCGGCGGCAGCGGCGCAATCGGTGCCGCGATCTGCCGCAGCCTGGCCGCCGACGGCCACCATGTCTTCATCCACGCCAACAAGCGGCGGGAAGAAGCGCAGGCCGTCGCCGACGCGATCATCGCGCAGGGCGGCAGGGCGGACGTGCTGGTGTTCGATGTCACCGACGCCGATGCTGTTGCAGCCGTGTTGCAGCCGCTGATCGACAACGAGCCGATCCAGATCCTCGTCAACAACGCCGGCATCCACGACGATGCGGTATTTCCCGGCATGCGCGCCGAGCAATGGCACCGCGTGATCGACGTCTCGTTGAACGGTTTCTTCCACGTCACGCATACGCTGATGATGCCGATGATCCGCAGCCGCTGGGGTCGCATCATCAATGTGTCCTCGGTTGCGGCACTGACCGGCAATCGCGGTCAGGTGAATTATTCTGCGGCCAAGGGCGCGTTGAACTCGGCGACCAAATCGCTCGCGCAGGAAGTCGCGAGTCGCGGCATCACGGTCAATGCGGTGGCGCCGGGCATCATCGAGAGCGACATGAGCAAGGGTGCGTTCGATGCGCAGACGATTGCACAGATGGTGCCGATGAAGCGCGCCGGCAAGCCGGAGGAGGTGGCGGAACTGATCCGCTTTCTGGCGTCGCCGCAGGCGGCGTATATCACCGGGCAGATCATTTCGATCAATGGCGGACTGGTCTAG
- a CDS encoding class I SAM-dependent methyltransferase, whose amino-acid sequence MPAPDQTQDHVVHAPHAPLTDYYRDEDDRKGWVRHMFDSTAADYNRIEAILGLGSGSWYRRQALLRAGLQRGMRALDVGVGTGLVARQAAAILGDPTAVTGVDPSPGMLQNARVPDGVVLVEGSAERIPFPDNSFDFLSMGYALRHISDLAVAFREFHRVLKPGGRLCILEITCPEKPLQKTLLKAYLRGVVPTLAKLASRNGETSVLWRYYWDSIEACAPPASVMRTLEDAGFAQVERYVELGVFSEYRGGKQA is encoded by the coding sequence ATGCCCGCTCCAGATCAGACGCAAGACCACGTCGTCCACGCACCGCACGCGCCGCTGACCGATTACTACCGCGACGAAGACGACCGCAAGGGTTGGGTGCGCCACATGTTCGACAGCACGGCGGCGGATTACAACCGCATCGAGGCCATCCTCGGGCTCGGCAGCGGCTCGTGGTATCGCCGCCAGGCACTGCTGCGGGCGGGCTTGCAGCGCGGCATGCGCGCACTCGATGTGGGCGTCGGCACCGGCCTCGTGGCGCGCCAGGCGGCCGCGATTCTCGGCGATCCGACTGCGGTGACCGGAGTCGATCCCAGCCCCGGCATGCTGCAAAACGCGCGGGTGCCGGACGGCGTCGTGCTGGTCGAAGGCAGCGCGGAACGGATTCCGTTTCCGGACAACAGCTTCGACTTTCTCAGCATGGGCTACGCGCTGCGCCACATCAGCGATCTTGCCGTCGCCTTCAGGGAGTTCCATCGCGTGCTGAAGCCGGGCGGGCGGCTGTGCATTCTGGAGATCACCTGTCCGGAGAAGCCGTTGCAGAAGACGCTGCTGAAGGCCTACCTGCGCGGCGTGGTGCCGACGCTGGCGAAACTGGCTTCGCGCAATGGCGAGACTTCGGTGCTGTGGCGCTACTACTGGGATTCGATCGAGGCGTGCGCGCCGCCGGCGAGCGTGATGCGCACGCTGGAGGATGCGGGCTTCGCGCAGGTGGAGCGTTACGTCGAGCTGGGCGTGTTTTCGGAGTATCGCGGCGGCAAGCAGGCTTGA
- a CDS encoding TRAP transporter substrate-binding protein — protein sequence MKKSVKAAPSATASRRGFLGKAAAGTATAVAFPMIATAQTPTQMRFQSTWPSKDIFHEFALDYAKKVNDMTGGEMKIEVLPAGAVVPAFGLLDAVSKGTLDGGHGVVSYHYGKNPALALWGSGPGFGMDANMLLSWHKYGGGKELLVKVYQAVGANVQSFLYGPMPTQPLGWFKKPVTKAEDMKGLKFRTVGISIDVFTGLGAAVNALPGGEIVPAMDRGLLDAAEFNNASSDRLLGFPDVSKVCMLQSFHQNAEQFEILFNKTKFDALPPKMRAILENAAEAASADMSWKAVDRYSKDYLEMQTKSGVKFYKTPDAVLQRQIEIYDEVAAKKSGENPLFKEITESQKKFAERALRWDLDTNANRRMAYNHYFGKKAPPKKT from the coding sequence ATGAAAAAATCCGTCAAGGCAGCGCCGTCTGCCACTGCTTCGCGTCGCGGTTTTCTCGGCAAGGCCGCTGCGGGCACCGCCACCGCCGTCGCGTTTCCGATGATTGCCACTGCGCAGACGCCGACGCAGATGCGCTTCCAGAGTACATGGCCAAGCAAGGACATCTTCCACGAGTTCGCGCTCGATTACGCGAAGAAGGTGAATGACATGACCGGCGGCGAAATGAAGATCGAGGTGCTGCCGGCGGGTGCGGTGGTGCCCGCGTTCGGCCTGCTCGATGCGGTGTCGAAAGGCACGCTCGACGGCGGCCACGGCGTCGTCTCCTACCATTACGGCAAGAATCCGGCGCTCGCGCTGTGGGGTTCCGGTCCCGGCTTCGGCATGGATGCCAACATGCTGCTGTCGTGGCACAAGTACGGCGGCGGCAAGGAGCTGCTGGTGAAGGTTTATCAGGCGGTCGGCGCGAATGTGCAATCCTTCCTCTACGGACCGATGCCGACGCAGCCGCTGGGCTGGTTCAAGAAGCCGGTCACCAAGGCCGAGGACATGAAGGGTCTCAAGTTCCGCACCGTCGGCATTTCGATCGACGTCTTCACCGGCCTCGGTGCTGCCGTCAATGCGCTGCCCGGCGGCGAAATCGTGCCGGCGATGGATCGCGGCCTGCTCGATGCGGCGGAATTCAACAATGCCAGTTCCGACCGCTTGCTCGGCTTCCCCGACGTCTCCAAGGTCTGCATGCTGCAAAGCTTCCATCAAAACGCGGAACAGTTCGAAATCCTGTTCAACAAGACGAAGTTCGATGCCTTGCCGCCCAAGATGCGCGCGATCCTCGAGAATGCAGCCGAGGCGGCGTCCGCCGACATGTCATGGAAGGCGGTCGACCGCTATTCGAAGGATTACCTCGAGATGCAGACCAAGAGCGGCGTGAAGTTCTACAAGACGCCGGATGCGGTGCTGCAGCGGCAGATCGAAATCTATGACGAGGTGGCGGCGAAGAAGTCGGGCGAGAATCCGCTGTTCAAGGAAATCACCGAGTCGCAGAAAAAGTTTGCCGAACGTGCATTGCGCTGGGACCTCGACACCAACGCCAACCGCCGCATGGCCTACAACCACTACTTCGGCAAGAAGGCGCCCCCCAAGAAGACCTGA
- a CDS encoding glycosyltransferase family 2 protein, with the protein MPSPSATHLVLIPSYNPGPKVYDTVRDARQYWNPVWVVVDGSTDGTAQGLQAMAADDAGLHVIVLPQNVGKGAAVLHGLDQAAAKGYTHALTMDSDGQHPADLIPQFMAESIKQPECMVLGMPVFDASAPALRVKGRQVSNWWANLETLWAGIGDSLFGFRVYPVAPLRQVMRGQRWMRRFDFDPEAVVRLCWRGVKPLNLAAPVRYFTPEEGGVSHFNYLRDNTLLTWMHTRLFLGFVARLPLLLARKLKP; encoded by the coding sequence ATGCCTTCCCCGTCCGCCACCCATCTCGTCCTGATCCCCAGTTACAACCCCGGCCCCAAGGTGTACGACACCGTGCGCGACGCGCGGCAGTACTGGAACCCGGTATGGGTCGTGGTCGACGGCAGCACCGACGGCACCGCGCAGGGCCTGCAGGCGATGGCGGCCGACGACGCCGGGCTGCATGTGATCGTGCTGCCGCAGAATGTGGGCAAGGGGGCGGCGGTGCTGCACGGCCTCGATCAGGCCGCGGCAAAGGGTTACACGCATGCGCTGACGATGGATTCCGACGGCCAGCATCCGGCCGACCTGATTCCGCAGTTCATGGCGGAGTCGATCAAGCAGCCGGAATGCATGGTGCTCGGCATGCCGGTGTTCGACGCCAGCGCACCCGCGCTGCGCGTGAAGGGCCGCCAGGTATCGAACTGGTGGGCCAACCTCGAAACCCTGTGGGCCGGCATCGGCGACTCGCTGTTCGGTTTCCGCGTCTACCCGGTCGCGCCGCTGCGCCAGGTGATGCGCGGCCAGCGCTGGATGCGCCGCTTCGACTTCGACCCGGAAGCGGTGGTGCGACTGTGCTGGCGCGGCGTCAAACCGCTCAACCTCGCCGCGCCGGTACGCTACTTCACACCGGAAGAAGGCGGCGTCTCGCACTTCAACTACCTGCGCGACAACACGCTCCTGACGTGGATGCACACCCGCCTCTTCCTCGGCTTCGTCGCGCGCCTGCCGCTGCTGCTCGCGCGCAAGCTGAAACCGTAA
- a CDS encoding TRAP transporter small permease subunit: MQKLLLFIDKVSTLVGHIFSWLILALTLLVSWEVFSRYALDTPHPWAFDAMIMLYGTLFMMAGAYTLAQNGHVRGDVLYGFFPPRLQAGLDLALYILFFIPGVVALVLAGYHYAAESWAINEHSNITAEGPPIYPYKIIIPIAGALLLAQGIVEIVRCIVCLKQGFWPSRQEDVEEVDVEKLKEMVDVTDSDIAAADRAAAAQQREKK; the protein is encoded by the coding sequence ATGCAGAAGCTGCTGCTTTTCATTGACAAGGTGAGCACGCTGGTCGGCCACATCTTCTCGTGGCTGATCCTCGCGCTGACACTGCTCGTGTCGTGGGAAGTGTTCTCGCGCTATGCGCTCGACACGCCGCATCCGTGGGCCTTCGACGCCATGATCATGCTGTACGGCACGCTGTTCATGATGGCCGGCGCCTACACCCTCGCCCAGAACGGCCATGTGCGCGGCGATGTGCTGTACGGATTCTTCCCGCCGCGCCTGCAGGCCGGGCTCGACCTCGCGCTGTACATCCTGTTCTTCATTCCGGGCGTGGTGGCGCTGGTGCTGGCCGGCTACCACTACGCGGCGGAGTCGTGGGCCATCAACGAGCATTCCAACATCACCGCCGAAGGTCCGCCGATCTATCCGTACAAGATCATCATCCCGATCGCCGGCGCGCTGCTGCTGGCGCAGGGCATCGTCGAGATCGTGCGCTGCATCGTCTGCCTGAAGCAGGGATTCTGGCCCTCGCGCCAGGAGGACGTGGAGGAAGTGGACGTCGAGAAGCTCAAGGAAATGGTGGACGTGACCGACAGCGACATTGCCGCAGCGGACCGCGCCGCCGCTGCGCAACAAAGGGAGAAGAAATGA